The following coding sequences are from one Granulicella sp. L56 window:
- a CDS encoding NAD(P)/FAD-dependent oxidoreductase, whose translation MSIIEGKKIAIVGGGPGGLTLARLLQMRGADVAVYERDHSREARVQGSALDLHEDSGLAALEAAGLIDAFWANHRPDLDRLRLTDQNGTILHDHPRTMSGAGKRPEIERGPLREILLDSLRPGTVHWDRKLEFAEFRGHEVALHFAGGDSVLADVAIGCDGANSRLRALVTPLRPEYVGVTLVEGLVPAAKGAVPELWDLLGGAALIALGNERTLGMGTKPDGSILFYAGLKCSEADGKRRLEEADTADKCVAWFHTNFKGWSELWAPLFAKTAAMAWRPLLVCPAEQQWNSRPNVTLIGDAAHVMPPYAGEGVNMAMLDALVLSRTLFSEADLASAIAAYEVEMFARMQDMTQDTMLNTEMFYAPDAAERVVGLFQSFGGAASVSSMAEH comes from the coding sequence ATGAGCATTATTGAAGGAAAGAAGATCGCCATCGTTGGCGGAGGTCCTGGCGGACTGACGCTGGCGCGGCTGCTTCAGATGCGTGGTGCAGACGTCGCAGTGTATGAGCGCGACCATAGTCGTGAGGCGCGCGTTCAAGGCAGTGCGTTGGACCTGCATGAGGACTCTGGGCTGGCGGCGCTGGAGGCTGCCGGTCTGATCGATGCTTTCTGGGCGAACCACCGACCGGATCTTGACCGTCTTCGCTTGACCGACCAGAACGGAACGATACTTCACGATCATCCACGCACGATGTCCGGCGCGGGCAAGCGTCCTGAAATCGAGCGTGGTCCTCTGCGTGAAATCCTGCTGGATTCGCTGCGCCCTGGGACGGTGCATTGGGACAGGAAGTTGGAATTCGCCGAGTTTCGCGGTCACGAGGTGGCATTGCATTTTGCAGGAGGGGATAGCGTTCTGGCGGATGTAGCCATTGGCTGCGATGGCGCGAACTCACGATTGCGTGCGCTGGTTACGCCCCTTCGTCCGGAGTATGTCGGGGTTACGCTCGTCGAGGGCCTTGTGCCTGCGGCGAAAGGCGCGGTGCCGGAACTCTGGGACCTGTTGGGCGGTGCGGCGTTGATCGCGCTTGGGAATGAGCGAACTTTGGGAATGGGAACCAAGCCTGACGGAAGCATTCTGTTCTATGCAGGATTGAAGTGTAGCGAGGCGGACGGTAAGAGGCGTCTCGAGGAAGCGGATACCGCGGACAAGTGTGTGGCATGGTTTCATACGAACTTCAAGGGGTGGAGTGAGCTGTGGGCGCCGCTGTTCGCGAAAACAGCGGCGATGGCTTGGCGCCCGCTTCTGGTTTGTCCGGCAGAGCAACAGTGGAATTCGAGGCCCAATGTGACGTTGATCGGAGATGCGGCGCATGTGATGCCGCCGTATGCCGGGGAAGGCGTGAACATGGCGATGCTGGATGCTCTTGTACTGTCGCGGACTCTCTTCAGCGAAGCAGACCTGGCCAGCGCGATTGCTGCCTATGAGGTTGAGATGTTCGCCCGCATGCAGGACATGACGCAAGACACGATGTTGAATACCGAGATGTTCTACGCGCCGGATGCAGCGGAGCGCGTTGTGGGACTATTTCAGAGTTTTGGGGGAGCCGCTTCGGTCTCTTCCATGGCAGAGCATTGA